The following proteins are co-located in the Gambusia affinis unplaced genomic scaffold, SWU_Gaff_1.0 Scaffold2, whole genome shotgun sequence genome:
- the LOC122827640 gene encoding vesicular glutamate transporter 3-like, which yields MPFDFASLKNQVLKPGKEEAKNTVGDSLGKLQRKMDGSNVEDEENIELTEDGQPVTSAPLPAPLLDCSCGGLPKRYIIAILSGLGFCISFGIRCNLGVAIVEMVNNNTVYIKSDSAQFNWDPETVGLIHGSFFWGYIVTQIPGGFISNKLSANRVFGAAIFLTSVLNMFIPSAARVHYGCVMFVRILQGLVEGVTYPACHGMWSKWAPPLERSRLATTSFCGESRRSFL from the exons ATGCCTTTTGATTTTGCAAGTTTGAAAAATCAGGTGCTAAAACCTGGGAAGGAGGAGGCCAAGAATACTGTGGGGGATTCTTTAGGAAAGCTGCAGAG GAAAATGGACGGTAGTAATGTTGAGGATGAGGAAAACATTGAACTGACAGAAGATGGACAGCCGGTGACATCAGCACCACTTCCTGCCCCCCTGCTGGACTGCAGCTGCGGCGGTCTGCCCAAGCGCTACATCATTGCCATCCTCAGTGGCCTGGGCTTCTGCATCTCCTTTGGCATCCGATGCAACCTGGGCGTGGCCATTGTAGAGATGGTGAACAACAACACAGTCTATATCAAAAGTGATTCAG CTCAGTTTAACTGGGACCCAGAGACTGTGGGGCTGATCCACGGGTCCTTCTTTTGGGGCTACATCGTCACTCAGATCCCAGGCGGATTCATCTCCAACAAGCTGTCTGCCAACAG GGTTTTTGGGGCTGCCATTTTTCTAACATCAGTGCTGAACATGTTCATCCCGTCAGCTGCCAGGGTGCACTATGGCTGCGTCATGTTTGTACGCATCTTGCAGGGGTTAGTGGAG GGGGTCACCTACCCAGCGTGTCACGGGATGTGGTCCAAGTGGGCTCCGCCTCTCGAACGTAGTCGACTGGCGACCACATCATTCTGCGGTGAGTCACGTCGCTCCTTTCTTTAA